Proteins found in one Chloroflexota bacterium genomic segment:
- a CDS encoding glycosyltransferase family 39 protein: MIHAMLAQAPRVIGNRLRRVHAWTWAAALLTLAGAALRAFRLGSHSLWYDEGFSVYLASMSLREATAWTARDVAPPLYYYLLHFWQAAFGTSEAAVRSLSALAGTLTIPFMYLVGKALFGRLSGFLAAALVAASPLYIWYSQETRTYALLTCLGLVAAWFLLKVLTERSRRRGLYWVGLLFAAAGVSLSHMTGALLLVFLAVAFLLGWAAWVRRAAVLAEALAVAAAFALLHVPWILLAAKNLGLYRGYWQGTLGIGGVVRRAFLSYWTGETLLSQTAEALLPAFVAVTALTAVALLVAALRRTGPLGESPLPRWFALLFPTLYTALPVGLFIALFLNRPKFETRHLLFASPGFFMILGAGLAFMLDARRIRTTWARWAARGVGAVALVFALGVFAYGNYNNYFDPRFQRDDFRNVARYIKERIGPNETVILCAGHFFPVFQYYFGPDNWHPLPPDPILDVENVLTYRVADDLNRILAGKDGVWVVFWQDHIADPNGILTMMLNEEGSRLPSGPQFWGVRYVHWALNQGAHFSSEPQVQYPQRVNFGNRVELLGFSVGIAGHLLLYWQALQPLDRDYSVSLRLRDGAGEFWGSLDRRPAGYYFPTSRWRPGEPVFGSNPPPALPGTPPGEYFLEVVVYDEATGEQLDVLDAAGAPQGQSARIGPVPVRALQPADVADLPNGRNPVILGGNLGLVAWQMDRQQASPGETVSIVAFWEAAGTVAADYDAAVALAGSDGAVVAEKVFSLGTSAYPTSAWGPGRPVRWVARVPVPAAVAPGTYVLKVALRERASGAAVGDSVPIGAVEVSGPARVFTPPQAQMIVSARFDIYAELYGADVEPTTVAAGEPIRVTLYWLAREEVPKSYTVFVHLIDAENRIWAQQDSIPQGGNRPTTGWLPGEYIADQYTLYVKPDTPPGEYWIEVGLYDAGDPAFPRLLVLGADGQATGDRVLLAKIAIR, translated from the coding sequence ATGATACACGCTATGCTTGCGCAGGCTCCGAGAGTCATCGGAAATCGGCTCCGCCGCGTACATGCCTGGACGTGGGCCGCCGCACTGCTGACACTGGCAGGCGCGGCCCTTCGTGCGTTTCGCCTGGGTTCCCACAGCCTGTGGTACGATGAGGGGTTCAGCGTGTATCTGGCCTCCATGTCCCTGCGCGAGGCCACGGCCTGGACCGCCCGCGATGTCGCCCCGCCGCTGTACTACTATCTGCTGCACTTCTGGCAAGCCGCGTTCGGCACCAGCGAGGCCGCCGTTCGGTCGCTCTCGGCGCTGGCCGGAACCCTCACTATCCCCTTCATGTACCTTGTGGGCAAGGCGCTATTCGGTCGCCTGTCGGGCTTTCTGGCCGCCGCGCTGGTGGCGGCATCCCCGCTGTACATCTGGTACTCCCAGGAGACGCGCACCTATGCCCTGCTAACGTGTCTCGGCCTGGTGGCGGCGTGGTTCCTGCTCAAGGTGCTCACCGAGCGCAGCAGGCGTCGGGGGCTGTATTGGGTGGGGCTGCTGTTCGCTGCGGCGGGCGTGAGTCTTTCGCACATGACCGGCGCGCTCCTGCTGGTTTTTCTCGCCGTGGCCTTCCTGCTGGGCTGGGCTGCCTGGGTTCGGCGCGCCGCGGTGCTGGCAGAGGCGCTTGCGGTGGCCGCGGCATTCGCGCTGCTGCACGTCCCCTGGATCCTGCTGGCGGCGAAGAACCTCGGCCTGTATCGCGGCTACTGGCAGGGGACGCTGGGCATCGGCGGAGTGGTGCGGCGGGCCTTCTTGTCCTACTGGACCGGCGAGACGCTGCTCAGCCAGACGGCGGAGGCGCTCCTGCCGGCATTTGTCGCGGTAACGGCGTTGACAGCGGTGGCGCTCCTCGTGGCCGCGCTTCGGCGCACCGGCCCCCTGGGAGAATCGCCGCTGCCCCGTTGGTTCGCGCTGCTGTTTCCGACGCTGTACACGGCGTTGCCCGTGGGACTGTTCATCGCGCTGTTTCTGAACCGGCCCAAGTTTGAGACGCGGCACCTGCTGTTCGCGTCGCCTGGGTTCTTCATGATCCTCGGCGCGGGGCTTGCCTTCATGCTGGACGCGCGCCGAATCCGCACGACGTGGGCGCGGTGGGCCGCGCGCGGCGTGGGCGCCGTGGCGCTCGTATTCGCGCTCGGCGTGTTCGCGTATGGCAACTACAACAACTACTTTGACCCGCGCTTCCAACGGGACGATTTCCGCAACGTGGCGCGATATATCAAGGAGCGCATCGGCCCCAACGAGACGGTCATCCTGTGCGCGGGGCATTTCTTCCCCGTGTTCCAGTACTACTTCGGCCCCGACAACTGGCACCCGCTTCCGCCCGACCCGATCCTGGACGTGGAGAACGTGCTGACGTATCGCGTGGCCGATGACCTGAACCGCATCCTGGCGGGCAAGGACGGCGTGTGGGTGGTCTTCTGGCAGGACCACATCGCGGACCCCAACGGCATCCTGACGATGATGCTGAATGAGGAGGGGTCGCGGCTGCCTTCGGGGCCGCAATTCTGGGGCGTGCGGTACGTGCATTGGGCGTTGAACCAGGGCGCGCATTTCTCCAGCGAGCCGCAGGTGCAGTACCCGCAGCGGGTGAATTTCGGCAATCGCGTGGAGTTGCTGGGGTTCTCCGTCGGCATTGCCGGGCACTTGCTGCTGTACTGGCAGGCGCTGCAACCGCTGGACCGCGACTACTCGGTGTCCTTGCGGCTGCGGGACGGCGCGGGCGAGTTCTGGGGATCGCTGGATCGGCGGCCCGCCGGCTACTACTTCCCCACGAGCCGCTGGCGGCCGGGGGAGCCTGTCTTCGGGAGCAATCCGCCGCCGGCGCTGCCGGGGACGCCGCCAGGGGAGTATTTCCTGGAAGTGGTGGTGTACGACGAGGCCACAGGCGAGCAGCTGGACGTGTTGGACGCGGCCGGAGCGCCGCAAGGGCAGTCGGCGCGCATCGGCCCGGTGCCGGTCCGAGCGCTGCAACCCGCCGACGTTGCCGACCTTCCGAACGGGCGCAACCCTGTGATACTGGGCGGGAACCTGGGCCTTGTCGCATGGCAGATGGACCGACAACAGGCGTCGCCCGGGGAGACGGTGTCCATCGTCGCGTTCTGGGAGGCGGCGGGGACGGTCGCGGCCGACTACGATGCGGCGGTGGCATTGGCGGGCTCGGATGGGGCAGTCGTCGCGGAGAAGGTGTTCTCGCTGGGGACCTCGGCCTACCCCACGTCGGCGTGGGGGCCGGGGCGCCCGGTGCGGTGGGTGGCGAGGGTACCCGTTCCGGCGGCGGTCGCGCCCGGCACCTACGTGCTGAAGGTGGCGCTGCGCGAACGGGCGAGCGGCGCCGCCGTCGGGGACTCTGTACCCATCGGCGCGGTGGAGGTGAGCGGGCCGGCGCGGGTCTTCACCCCGCCGCAGGCGCAGATGATCGTCTCGGCGCGGTTTGACATCTACGCAGAACTGTACGGCGCGGACGTGGAGCCGACAACCGTTGCCGCGGGCGAGCCGATTCGCGTTACGCTGTACTGGCTTGCGCGCGAGGAGGTGCCCAAGTCCTACACCGTGTTCGTGCACCTGATTGACGCCGAGAACCGAATCTGGGCGCAGCAGGACAGCATCCCGCAGGGCGGCAACCGACCGACCACAGGCTGGCTGCCCGGCGAGTATATCGCCGACCAGTACACGCTGTATGTGAAACCCGACACCCCGCCCGGCGAATATTGGATTGAAGTAGGCCTGTACGACGCCGGCGATCCGGCCTTCCCGCGACTGCTCGTGTTGGGGGCCGACGGGCAGGCTACAGGCGATAGGGTCTTGTTGGCAAAGATTGCGATACGGTGA
- a CDS encoding glycosyltransferase family 2 protein has protein sequence MQDLSIIIVSYNTRDLTRACVRSALDGLARSGLRGEVWVVDNASADGSADMVRAEFPQARLIANADNRGFAAANNQAIARSDARHVMLLNSDAEVRGDALGALVRVLDARPNVGAVGARLVYPDGSFQHSAFRFPGFAQIFLDFFPLHPRLLDSRVNGRYPRRLYQGAEPFPVDHPLGAALMVRAETVRQVGPLDEGFFMYCEEIDWCWRMRKAGWEVLCVPTAEVMHHGAGTTRRFREEMFVALWRSRFRLYEKHRGARYAGWVRRWVRLLMRVDGARIRRRLARSQIAEAEARALLSAYARVAAL, from the coding sequence ATGCAAGATCTCTCCATCATCATCGTGAGTTACAACACGCGAGACCTGACGCGGGCGTGCGTGCGCTCGGCTTTGGATGGCCTGGCGCGGTCGGGCCTGCGCGGCGAGGTGTGGGTGGTGGACAACGCCTCGGCGGACGGCAGCGCCGACATGGTGCGGGCCGAGTTCCCCCAGGCGCGCCTCATCGCCAACGCCGACAATCGCGGGTTCGCCGCCGCCAACAATCAGGCCATCGCCCGCTCGGACGCCCGGCACGTCATGCTGCTGAACTCCGACGCCGAGGTGCGCGGCGACGCCCTGGGCGCCCTGGTGCGCGTGCTGGATGCGCGGCCCAATGTGGGCGCGGTGGGTGCGCGGCTGGTGTACCCGGACGGCTCGTTCCAGCACTCGGCCTTTCGGTTCCCCGGCTTCGCGCAGATTTTCCTGGACTTCTTCCCGCTCCATCCCCGCCTGCTTGACTCGCGGGTGAACGGGCGCTACCCGCGCCGCCTGTACCAGGGCGCGGAGCCGTTTCCGGTGGATCACCCGCTGGGGGCGGCGCTGATGGTGCGCGCCGAGACGGTGCGCCAGGTGGGGCCGCTGGACGAGGGCTTCTTCATGTACTGCGAGGAGATTGACTGGTGCTGGCGGATGCGCAAGGCAGGGTGGGAGGTGCTGTGCGTGCCGACGGCGGAAGTGATGCACCACGGCGCCGGGACGACCCGCCGATTCCGCGAGGAGATGTTCGTGGCGCTGTGGCGTAGCCGCTTCCGCCTGTACGAGAAGCACCGCGGGGCGCGGTACGCCGGATGGGTGCGGCGCTGGGTGCGGCTGCTGATGCGGGTGGACGGCGCCCGAATTCGGCGGCGGTTGGCGCGGAGCCAGATTGCAGAAGCCGAGGCGCGGGCGCTGCTTTCGGCCTACGCGCGCGTCGCGGCGCTGTGA
- a CDS encoding glycosyltransferase family 39 protein, translating into MNTVARPGRQWVALAALVVAGLALALLLHLPKRSPGYMDAYYHLTMGERIAGGQGFTEPFVWNYLDAPEDIPHPSHLYWAPLPSILAAGAIRLFGDSYDAASLPFIVCAAALPLLTFGLARQMGAIPREAAASALLTLLAGFYAAYWTSPDSFAPFAVAGCGALWLMSRAHERRWRALAAGVCAGLGHLARPDGVLLILVGMLGLLWAGARGIMGRRAAARAALWMLVGYAAVMGPWFARNWAVAGSPLAGGGLSALFLRDYDELYAARHIPTLADYLSWGFASIVASKATALVSNLITLVGALLVVLVGPSAWGLWAARRRVSLWPAMAFGTLLLVAMSFAFTFPGVRGSFFHSAGALVPFLFAAVFPGLRAGIAWAGARRASWNATQAYRVFAVALVAMAVAVSGVLYARAIGGRPPAVAPWNLRYDAYPVVARWLDAHAEAADRVMVGDPPAFYYYAGRECVAIPSDGMEALRFVQAKYGVRWLVLEYNHPRFLNTIYDKGQTPPGWILRQVFYDALGEKVVLYEMAEGER; encoded by the coding sequence ATGAACACCGTCGCGCGGCCCGGCAGGCAGTGGGTTGCCCTCGCGGCGTTAGTCGTCGCGGGGTTGGCGCTGGCGTTGCTCCTGCACCTGCCCAAGCGAAGCCCCGGCTACATGGACGCCTACTACCACCTGACGATGGGCGAGCGCATCGCCGGCGGGCAGGGGTTCACCGAGCCGTTCGTGTGGAACTACCTGGACGCGCCCGAGGACATCCCGCACCCCAGCCACCTGTACTGGGCGCCGTTGCCGAGCATCCTGGCGGCAGGAGCCATTCGGCTGTTCGGGGATTCCTACGACGCCGCCAGTTTGCCGTTCATCGTGTGCGCGGCAGCGCTGCCCCTGCTCACCTTTGGCCTGGCGCGGCAGATGGGCGCAATCCCGCGCGAGGCGGCGGCGTCGGCGCTCCTGACGCTGCTCGCCGGCTTCTACGCGGCCTACTGGACGTCGCCGGACAGTTTCGCGCCGTTCGCGGTGGCGGGGTGCGGCGCGTTGTGGCTGATGTCGCGGGCGCACGAGCGCAGGTGGCGGGCGCTGGCGGCAGGCGTTTGCGCGGGGCTGGGGCACCTGGCGCGGCCCGACGGGGTGCTGCTGATTCTGGTCGGCATGTTGGGTTTGTTGTGGGCGGGGGCGCGGGGCATCATGGGGCGCAGGGCGGCTGCGCGCGCGGCGCTCTGGATGCTCGTGGGGTACGCGGCGGTCATGGGGCCGTGGTTCGCGCGCAACTGGGCAGTCGCCGGTTCGCCCCTGGCGGGAGGTGGGCTGAGCGCCTTGTTCCTCCGCGACTACGACGAACTGTACGCGGCGCGGCACATTCCAACCCTTGCCGATTACCTGTCGTGGGGCTTCGCCTCCATCGTTGCGTCCAAGGCGACCGCGCTGGTGTCCAACCTCATCACGCTGGTGGGGGCGCTCCTCGTGGTGCTGGTCGGGCCGTCGGCCTGGGGGCTGTGGGCGGCGCGGCGGCGCGTCTCCCTGTGGCCGGCGATGGCGTTCGGGACGCTGCTGCTCGTGGCGATGAGTTTCGCCTTCACCTTTCCGGGGGTGCGGGGCAGTTTCTTCCACTCGGCGGGGGCGCTGGTGCCGTTCCTGTTCGCGGCGGTCTTCCCGGGCCTGCGCGCGGGTATAGCATGGGCAGGCGCGCGGCGCGCGTCATGGAACGCGACGCAAGCCTATCGCGTCTTCGCAGTGGCGCTGGTGGCGATGGCGGTGGCCGTCAGCGGGGTGCTGTACGCGCGGGCCATCGGAGGCAGGCCACCGGCGGTGGCGCCGTGGAACCTGCGCTACGATGCGTATCCCGTGGTGGCCCGATGGCTGGACGCCCACGCCGAGGCCGCTGACCGCGTCATGGTCGGCGATCCGCCGGCGTTCTACTACTACGCCGGGCGCGAGTGCGTCGCGATCCCGTCGGACGGCATGGAGGCTCTACGCTTCGTGCAGGCCAAGTACGGCGTCCGCTGGCTGGTGTTGGAGTACAATCATCCGCGCTTTCTGAACACAATCTACGATAAGGGCCAGACGCCGCCGGGCTGGATCTTGCGGCAGGTGTTCTACGATGCTCTGGGGGAGAAGGTCGTGCTGTATGAAATGGCCGAAGGGGAGCGATAG
- a CDS encoding YfhO family protein produces the protein MRRVAWRDAVGVGAVVLASALVSWDLLFGGRVLYWGTASLQFLPWHRLVADAIRSGHAPLWTHALGNGAPLLANLQSAALYPLNWLYLALPTAQAMSTLFALHLALAGVFAYALARAWGLRPAAALVAGLAYGLAGFVVSRAQFGSMTSAYPWLPASVLMAERLCRRPSLTRAVGLALTLAVFLCAGHAQMLYYALLFLGAYALWRGWGGLPDARRARGSLAAVGWLGLAVALVLLLGAAQALPTAELLAQSQRPSGPDYERAMTYSLWPWHLLAFLVPDLFGNPAQGNYWGYANYWEDCGFIGVLPLVLAALVGASSLARRFARKPPRPDSVPAGPTPTGFLLAVAVVAVAMALGSHSPLYLLAYRWFPGVAWFQAPARFLFLYTFAAAMLAGFGAERLSPSRAWVFWGRLTLAGGLAASAMLAILQKVPPFSESTFPAALLRLAATAAAIGAWAAACPRRGDPRRVAAWRWAAVVIVLVDLATFGRPLIPSAPQSAFAGDADIPTFLRQASGTSRILTTESYEYNTMFSGFTRFADLGPQDEATVRGLRASLLPNLCALEGIETASNYDPLLDAHHVELRRRAESAAGDAQKRLLGLMNVRYVISRTPIAGLRVARDTPGMVIGENDAVFPRVRVVSCARRVSTPDEWDRILREGDFRPDCVWLESPPALTTGGAEAGTVLSWAASQNGLSVRARTDGPAYLVVSETYHRGWRAWDNSAPVPVLRADYAFMAVPMSRSGEHVVELRFAPATWRVGCGVSAGAAALAAGVLLWPLARRRRKAVGGGARE, from the coding sequence ATGAGGCGAGTGGCCTGGCGGGATGCGGTTGGTGTCGGCGCCGTTGTGCTGGCCTCGGCGCTGGTGTCCTGGGACTTGCTGTTCGGGGGCCGCGTGCTCTACTGGGGCACGGCGTCGCTCCAGTTCCTGCCGTGGCACCGGTTGGTGGCCGACGCCATACGCAGCGGCCACGCGCCGCTGTGGACGCACGCCCTGGGCAACGGCGCGCCGCTCTTGGCAAACCTCCAGTCGGCGGCGCTGTACCCGCTGAACTGGTTGTACCTGGCGCTGCCGACTGCCCAGGCGATGAGCACGCTGTTCGCGTTGCATCTGGCGCTGGCGGGGGTGTTCGCCTACGCGCTGGCGCGGGCGTGGGGCTTGCGGCCGGCGGCCGCGTTGGTGGCGGGCCTGGCCTACGGGTTGGCGGGGTTTGTGGTCTCGCGGGCGCAGTTCGGCAGCATGACGAGCGCCTACCCCTGGTTGCCGGCCAGCGTCCTGATGGCGGAGCGGCTATGTCGGCGGCCATCGCTCACGCGGGCGGTCGGGCTGGCGCTGACGCTGGCGGTGTTCCTGTGCGCCGGCCACGCGCAGATGCTGTACTACGCGCTGCTGTTCCTCGGCGCGTATGCGCTATGGCGGGGCTGGGGGGGACTTCCCGATGCGCGACGGGCGCGGGGAAGCCTGGCCGCAGTGGGTTGGCTGGGACTAGCCGTCGCGTTGGTCTTGCTCCTGGGCGCGGCGCAGGCGCTGCCCACGGCGGAACTCCTGGCGCAGTCGCAGCGCCCGTCAGGCCCCGACTACGAGCGCGCCATGACCTACTCGCTCTGGCCGTGGCATCTCCTGGCGTTCCTCGTGCCCGACTTGTTCGGCAATCCCGCGCAGGGCAACTATTGGGGATACGCCAACTACTGGGAGGACTGCGGCTTCATCGGCGTGCTGCCGCTTGTGCTGGCCGCGCTGGTGGGCGCGAGCAGCCTCGCCCGACGGTTCGCCCGCAAGCCGCCTCGCCCCGATTCGGTTCCGGCCGGCCCGACGCCGACGGGCTTTCTGCTGGCGGTTGCCGTGGTCGCGGTGGCGATGGCGCTGGGAAGCCACAGTCCGCTGTACCTGCTGGCGTACCGATGGTTTCCCGGCGTTGCCTGGTTCCAGGCGCCCGCGCGGTTCCTGTTCCTGTACACCTTCGCGGCGGCGATGCTGGCCGGATTCGGGGCCGAGCGCCTGTCCCCTTCGCGGGCATGGGTCTTCTGGGGGCGGCTGACGCTGGCCGGCGGGTTGGCGGCCTCGGCGATGCTGGCTATCCTTCAGAAGGTGCCCCCCTTCAGCGAGAGCACGTTTCCGGCGGCGCTGTTGAGGCTGGCGGCGACGGCGGCGGCCATCGGCGCGTGGGCAGCGGCGTGCCCCAGGCGAGGCGATCCGCGCCGCGTGGCCGCATGGAGGTGGGCGGCGGTGGTCATCGTGCTGGTGGATTTGGCCACATTCGGGCGGCCGCTCATCCCAAGCGCGCCGCAGAGCGCCTTCGCGGGCGATGCCGACATCCCGACGTTCCTACGCCAGGCGTCGGGCACGTCGCGAATTCTCACCACGGAGTCCTACGAGTACAACACGATGTTCTCCGGCTTCACGCGCTTCGCCGACCTCGGGCCGCAGGACGAGGCGACCGTCAGAGGACTGCGGGCCAGCCTGTTGCCCAACCTGTGCGCCCTTGAGGGGATTGAGACGGCCAGCAACTACGACCCGCTGCTGGACGCGCACCATGTGGAACTGCGGCGGCGCGCCGAGTCGGCGGCGGGCGACGCGCAGAAGCGCCTGTTGGGGCTGATGAACGTGCGGTATGTCATTTCGCGCACGCCGATCGCGGGGCTGCGCGTCGCGCGGGACACGCCAGGCATGGTCATCGGCGAGAACGACGCGGTGTTCCCGCGCGTGCGCGTCGTGTCGTGCGCGCGGCGGGTTTCCACGCCCGACGAGTGGGATCGCATCCTGCGCGAGGGCGACTTCCGTCCCGACTGCGTTTGGCTGGAATCACCGCCCGCGCTCACAACCGGAGGCGCGGAAGCGGGGACGGTGCTCTCATGGGCAGCGTCGCAGAACGGCCTGTCGGTTCGCGCGCGCACGGATGGGCCTGCCTACCTGGTGGTGAGCGAGACGTACCATCGCGGCTGGCGCGCGTGGGACAACAGCGCGCCGGTTCCCGTGCTGCGCGCGGACTACGCATTCATGGCCGTGCCCATGAGCCGGTCTGGGGAGCACGTCGTGGAGTTGCGGTTTGCGCCGGCGACGTGGCGCGTCGGTTGCGGTGTCTCCGCCGGAGCGGCGGCATTGGCGGCGGGGGTGCTCCTTTGGCCTCTGGCGCGGCGCAGGCGAAAGGCAGTCGGAGGAGGTGCGCGGGAATGA
- a CDS encoding MFS transporter, with the protein MRGLCLSQFTALVGNFALYFASMALVEEITHSSTQVGLMIFSSTLPGFLFGLIAGPYVDRHDRIAVIKLGCILRVPIGIGFALAMYFAPHTSSLLWVIYICNFLLSALAQFVVSAEASAIPRYVTAEQLMGANSLFNLSSVVSQGVGVILIAPILLKLGGAWLVGVVSTVLYVLSWAAIAGLPRSGSEFDPTKPTVKNGFFSALADLRQGWAYIASDRFVWLAVIQMVLAATSVLAVSTLAPGFANRILGKHVADVAYAALPAGLGFVGGLMFISSRHGLRMSRQAWSALGLTLFGAGLLGFSLLTMLKGLHLLGLAVAVALAGFGFALTMIPARTILQERPAPYMRGRVISTQIVLANAASTLPMPATGGLADIWGIQQVLITIAFIVLAMAGLSVYMVRTERAKAVAAASRKVEEVS; encoded by the coding sequence GTGAGGGGGCTTTGCCTGTCGCAATTCACGGCGCTGGTGGGGAACTTTGCGCTGTATTTCGCCTCCATGGCGCTGGTGGAGGAGATCACCCATTCCAGCACGCAGGTTGGCCTGATGATCTTCTCCAGCACGCTGCCCGGGTTCCTCTTCGGGCTGATCGCGGGGCCGTATGTGGACCGCCACGACCGCATCGCGGTCATCAAGTTGGGGTGCATCCTGCGGGTTCCCATCGGGATTGGGTTCGCGCTGGCCATGTATTTCGCGCCGCATACGTCGTCGCTGCTGTGGGTGATCTACATCTGCAACTTCCTGCTGTCGGCGCTGGCGCAGTTTGTCGTGTCGGCGGAGGCGTCAGCGATCCCGCGCTACGTAACGGCGGAGCAGTTGATGGGCGCCAACTCGCTGTTCAACCTGTCGTCGGTGGTCTCGCAGGGCGTGGGCGTGATCCTCATCGCGCCAATTCTGCTAAAACTCGGCGGGGCGTGGCTCGTGGGCGTCGTGAGCACCGTCTTGTATGTCCTGTCGTGGGCGGCCATCGCCGGCCTCCCGCGCAGCGGTTCGGAGTTTGACCCGACCAAGCCGACGGTCAAGAACGGATTCTTCTCCGCCCTGGCCGACTTGAGGCAGGGCTGGGCCTATATCGCCAGCGACCGCTTCGTGTGGCTGGCGGTGATCCAGATGGTGCTAGCCGCCACGTCGGTGCTAGCGGTGTCCACATTGGCGCCCGGTTTCGCCAACCGCATCCTGGGCAAGCACGTGGCCGATGTAGCGTATGCGGCGCTGCCCGCGGGCCTGGGGTTCGTCGGCGGCCTGATGTTCATCTCCAGCCGCCACGGGCTGCGCATGTCGCGGCAGGCGTGGTCGGCCCTGGGGTTGACGCTATTCGGGGCGGGGCTGCTGGGCTTCTCGCTGCTCACGATGCTGAAGGGGCTGCATTTGCTGGGCCTGGCGGTCGCCGTTGCCCTCGCGGGCTTTGGGTTCGCGCTGACGATGATTCCCGCGCGCACAATCTTGCAGGAGCGCCCCGCTCCCTACATGCGGGGCAGGGTGATCTCCACGCAGATCGTGCTGGCCAATGCGGCATCCACGCTGCCGATGCCCGCCACGGGAGGGCTGGCCGACATCTGGGGCATCCAGCAGGTTCTGATTACCATTGCTTTCATCGTCCTGGCGATGGCCGGGCTGAGCGTCTATATGGTGCGCACGGAGAGGGCCAAGGCGGTGGCAGCGGCCTCGCGCAAGGTGGAGGAGGTGTCTTGA
- a CDS encoding glycosyltransferase family 2 protein, which produces MKIAAVVLTKNEARHIADCLATLAWADERVVFDSFSDDATVDIARASGARVIQHAFRGYASQRNAALEQVAADWIFFVDADERATPELGAEIRQVVHRPEVGWWVPRKNIIWGKHIRHTGWSPDYQMRLLKRGFARYDPAREVHEVGLLDGGEGYLRNPLTHYNYDTVRQFLQKQGRYTEYEARILLESGVVPRARGLVGQPLREFWRRFVQLQGYKDGGHGLLLSVLMAYYAFRRVQMARRIARGR; this is translated from the coding sequence ATGAAGATCGCAGCGGTCGTATTGACGAAAAACGAGGCGCGGCACATCGCCGACTGCCTGGCTACCCTGGCCTGGGCAGACGAGCGCGTGGTCTTTGACTCGTTCAGCGACGACGCGACGGTGGACATCGCCCGCGCGTCGGGCGCGCGCGTGATCCAGCACGCCTTCCGCGGCTACGCCTCGCAGCGCAATGCCGCCCTGGAGCAGGTGGCCGCCGACTGGATTTTCTTCGTGGACGCCGACGAGCGCGCCACGCCCGAACTCGGCGCCGAAATCCGCCAGGTCGTCCACCGCCCCGAAGTGGGGTGGTGGGTTCCCCGCAAGAACATCATCTGGGGCAAGCACATCCGCCACACGGGCTGGTCGCCCGACTACCAGATGCGCCTGCTGAAGCGCGGGTTCGCGCGCTACGACCCTGCGCGCGAGGTGCACGAGGTGGGCCTGCTAGACGGCGGGGAGGGCTACCTGCGCAACCCGCTCACCCACTACAACTACGACACGGTGCGGCAGTTCCTGCAAAAGCAGGGCCGCTACACCGAGTACGAGGCGCGGATTCTGTTGGAGTCGGGCGTTGTGCCGCGCGCCCGTGGGTTGGTGGGCCAGCCCCTGCGCGAATTCTGGCGCAGGTTTGTCCAACTCCAGGGCTACAAGGACGGCGGCCATGGCCTGCTCCTGAGCGTCCTGATGGCCTACTATGCCTTCCGTCGGGTGCAGATGGCGCGGAGGATTGCCCGTGGGCGGTAG